In Paenibacillus guangzhouensis, a single window of DNA contains:
- a CDS encoding aminotransferase-like domain-containing protein: MNYRFIPSVQEVKASAVREILKFTQGKSIISLAGGLPNEALFPMEAVRSAANRALSGNQRALQYGVTEGLPQLREKLCERMASRKNMHVSTEEMLLTTGSQQAIDLLVRVYLEPNDVVLVENPTYLACLQVLQFRGAKIIPVQSDEHGMDLTDLANKIKQYSPKMVYVVPTFSNPTGNVWSLDRRVGLLELCRANEVLILEDDPYGELRFESNSGQAQDLVQDVDPFPTIFSMDQAEDRIVVYTSTFSKTVAPALRTGWAMGDRRVIQAMTRMKQSVDIHSSMLDQNILYELLVAPDFSLDEHIQVIRKEYEERMLLMKRLLEGPDWQETNWITPKGGMFFWVELPSGLDADALLKVSVSKGVAFVPGNDFYAAEPKRNRMRLNFTHSSREQIETAMNVLAESIGEFVARS; this comes from the coding sequence ATGAATTACCGATTTATTCCGAGTGTACAAGAGGTTAAGGCGTCAGCGGTTCGCGAGATCTTGAAATTTACGCAAGGAAAGTCGATCATTTCCTTGGCAGGTGGTCTGCCGAACGAGGCATTGTTCCCGATGGAAGCGGTCCGGAGTGCAGCGAATCGGGCATTGTCGGGCAATCAACGCGCCTTGCAATACGGCGTAACGGAGGGGCTGCCGCAGCTTCGCGAGAAGTTATGCGAACGCATGGCGTCGCGCAAGAACATGCATGTGAGTACCGAAGAGATGCTGCTCACAACAGGATCACAGCAGGCGATTGATCTGTTAGTCCGCGTCTACCTGGAGCCGAATGACGTTGTACTCGTCGAGAATCCGACTTATTTGGCTTGCTTACAGGTACTTCAATTCCGAGGGGCGAAGATTATTCCAGTCCAAAGTGATGAGCATGGGATGGATCTTACCGATCTCGCGAACAAAATCAAACAATATTCACCGAAAATGGTCTACGTGGTGCCAACGTTCTCCAACCCGACAGGGAATGTGTGGAGTTTGGATCGCCGCGTTGGTCTGCTCGAGCTGTGTCGCGCCAATGAAGTGCTCATCCTGGAAGATGATCCATATGGTGAGTTGCGCTTTGAGTCGAACAGCGGACAGGCTCAAGATCTCGTTCAAGACGTTGATCCATTTCCGACGATTTTTTCGATGGATCAGGCTGAGGATCGCATTGTCGTCTATACGAGCACGTTCAGTAAGACGGTAGCTCCTGCGCTTCGCACAGGATGGGCGATGGGGGATCGACGGGTTATTCAAGCTATGACGCGAATGAAGCAATCGGTGGATATTCACTCCAGCATGCTCGACCAGAACATCCTCTATGAATTACTGGTCGCGCCGGACTTCAGCCTGGATGAGCATATTCAAGTGATTCGGAAGGAATACGAAGAGCGGATGCTCTTGATGAAAAGGCTGCTGGAAGGGCCGGACTGGCAGGAGACGAACTGGATTACGCCGAAGGGAGGAATGTTCTTCTGGGTTGAGCTTCCTTCAGGGCTCGATGCAGATGCATTACTCAAGGTATCGGTATCGAAGGGGGTTGCCTTCGTGCCAGGCAATGACTTCTACGCGGCAGAGCCGAAGCGTAATCGGATGCGGTTGAACTTCACGCATTCGTCCCGCGAACAGATTGAGACAGCAATGAATGTCTTGGCGGAGTCGATCGGCGAATTCGTCGCACGGAGTTAA
- a CDS encoding PrkA family serine protein kinase, translated as MDLFKRISEHHAESERIAWTGTFREYVDLLRLDPTPAMTAHARVFEMIKSHGVEESHGNKQYNFFRKELFGLDRALEKLVEEYFHSAARRLDVRKRILLLMGPVSGGKSTLVTMLKRGLEQFSRTEKGAVYAIKGCPMQEEPLHLIPHELRAEVENELGVRIEGNLCPSCQMRLRTEYYGDIERVLVERVVISEDQRVGIGTFTPSDPKSQDIADLTGSIDFSTITEYGSESDPRAYRFDGELNKANRGLMEFQEMLKCDEKFLWNLLSLTQEGNFKAGRFALISADELIVAHTNESEYKAFIANKKNEALQSRMIVMPIPYNLKVSAEEKIYEKLVGQSDMKHIHIAPHALRSAAIFSILTRLKETKKQGMDLVKKMRMYDGEEVEGYKEADLKEMQSEYAEEGMSGVDPRYVINRISSALIKQDLQCINALDVLRALKDGLDQHASITKDEREKYLNFIAVARKEYDNLAKKEIQKAFVYSFEESAKTLFENYLDNIEAFCNWTKIRDPLTDEEMEPDERLMRSIEEQIGVSENAKKAFREEILIRISAYSRKGRKFEYNNHDRLREAIEKKLFADLKDIVKITTSTKTPDEKQLKRINEVSKRLMDEHGYCPVCANELLRYVGSLLNR; from the coding sequence ATGGACTTATTTAAGCGAATATCTGAACATCATGCGGAGAGTGAGCGAATAGCTTGGACTGGGACATTTCGAGAGTATGTTGACTTACTGCGTCTAGATCCAACCCCGGCAATGACAGCTCATGCCCGGGTGTTCGAAATGATTAAGTCCCATGGTGTGGAAGAAAGTCATGGCAATAAACAATACAACTTTTTCAGGAAGGAGTTATTCGGCCTAGATCGGGCACTCGAGAAATTGGTGGAAGAGTACTTCCATTCAGCAGCACGAAGGCTCGATGTTCGGAAAAGGATTCTCCTCTTGATGGGGCCGGTCAGCGGCGGTAAATCGACACTGGTTACAATGCTAAAGCGTGGTCTCGAGCAATTCTCGCGTACCGAAAAAGGTGCGGTCTATGCGATCAAAGGGTGTCCTATGCAGGAAGAGCCCCTTCATCTGATCCCGCACGAGCTGCGTGCCGAAGTAGAGAATGAGCTAGGTGTTCGAATCGAAGGCAATCTCTGTCCGTCGTGTCAGATGCGTCTTCGCACCGAATACTATGGTGATATAGAGCGTGTCTTAGTGGAGCGAGTCGTCATCTCCGAGGATCAGCGTGTAGGGATCGGTACGTTCACTCCATCCGATCCGAAGTCGCAGGATATTGCGGATCTCACGGGAAGCATTGACTTCTCGACGATTACGGAATACGGTTCGGAGTCGGATCCGCGCGCGTATCGCTTCGACGGGGAGCTCAATAAAGCGAACCGCGGACTAATGGAATTCCAGGAAATGCTCAAATGCGACGAGAAGTTCTTGTGGAACCTGTTGTCGCTGACGCAAGAGGGGAACTTCAAGGCAGGCAGATTCGCGTTAATCTCGGCGGATGAGTTGATCGTCGCGCATACGAATGAATCGGAGTATAAAGCTTTCATCGCGAACAAGAAGAACGAAGCGCTCCAATCACGGATGATCGTCATGCCGATTCCTTACAACTTAAAAGTATCGGCGGAAGAGAAAATCTATGAGAAGCTCGTCGGCCAAAGTGATATGAAGCATATCCATATTGCGCCGCATGCGCTGCGGTCTGCCGCCATCTTCTCCATTTTGACCCGACTTAAAGAGACGAAGAAACAGGGCATGGACCTCGTGAAGAAGATGCGGATGTACGACGGGGAAGAGGTTGAAGGCTACAAGGAAGCAGATCTGAAAGAGATGCAAAGCGAATATGCGGAAGAGGGTATGTCAGGCGTGGATCCGCGTTATGTCATTAACCGGATTTCGAGCGCTCTGATTAAGCAGGATCTTCAATGCATTAACGCGCTAGATGTGCTGCGTGCGCTGAAGGATGGACTCGATCAGCATGCATCCATCACGAAGGATGAACGCGAGAAGTATTTGAACTTCATCGCCGTCGCTCGCAAAGAGTACGACAATCTGGCGAAGAAAGAAATTCAAAAGGCGTTCGTATACTCCTTCGAAGAGTCGGCAAAGACATTGTTCGAGAATTATCTCGATAATATTGAAGCCTTCTGCAATTGGACCAAAATCCGCGATCCGCTAACCGACGAGGAGATGGAACCGGATGAGAGATTAATGCGTTCCATCGAAGAGCAGATCGGCGTCTCGGAAAATGCGAAAAAAGCGTTCCGGGAAGAGATCCTGATTCGAATCTCGGCTTACTCGCGTAAAGGACGCAAGTTCGAATACAACAATCATGACCGTCTGCGGGAAGCGATCGAGAAGAAGTTGTTCGCTGATCTGAAAGACATCGTGAAGATCACGACGTCCACGAAGACGCCGGATGAGAAGCAACTGAAGCGAATCAACGAGGTATCCAAACGATTAATGGATGAGCATGGCTATTGCCCGGTCTGCGCGAATGAGTTATTGCGTTATGTCGGAAGCCTGTTGAACCGATAA
- a CDS encoding phosphodiester glycosidase family protein, with product MRTPIQRMNRVFMLASAPFFGMLLYMLSAAHPVAITYEAEPLAPQEELTQAATQLGEQLDQASKTAEFTITSIRKVATIYQKTTSTMNSIVKQSATQAARPEKIYNTRITKRLGSPKERIDSNNITMELYRINQNTYNGYALKIKLKDPKAMKMVLGHDKVGKSETTLGAVRRYGAAAGINAGGFADGGGNRYPLSTTVMNGKYVNGGFEPSYKDLSFVGLNKQGKLIGGKFQSKNQLDQLDPEFGATFVPVLLKNGVKNPIPDKWKAPQRAPRTVIGNYKDDQLLIMVIDGYNERGNSGATLEELQNKLANLGVTDAFNLDGGGSSSLIFNGRIVNNPSDGQLRPVPTHFLFFK from the coding sequence ATGAGAACGCCGATACAACGAATGAATCGCGTGTTCATGCTGGCAAGCGCGCCATTCTTCGGCATGCTCCTGTATATGTTATCTGCTGCGCATCCCGTGGCCATCACCTATGAGGCAGAACCTCTAGCGCCGCAGGAGGAATTGACGCAGGCCGCGACGCAATTAGGCGAACAATTGGATCAAGCGAGTAAGACGGCCGAGTTCACCATTACTTCGATCCGCAAAGTGGCCACGATCTATCAGAAGACGACGTCGACCATGAATTCTATTGTGAAACAGTCTGCCACACAAGCGGCAAGACCAGAGAAAATCTACAATACCCGGATTACGAAGCGGCTTGGCAGTCCCAAGGAACGGATCGATAGCAACAACATTACGATGGAGCTCTATCGCATTAACCAGAATACATACAATGGTTACGCCCTCAAAATCAAACTGAAGGACCCGAAAGCAATGAAAATGGTCCTCGGTCATGATAAGGTCGGCAAATCGGAGACGACGCTCGGAGCTGTTCGCCGATATGGCGCAGCTGCAGGCATCAATGCTGGTGGGTTCGCCGATGGCGGCGGGAACCGTTATCCGCTCAGCACGACGGTGATGAACGGCAAGTATGTAAACGGCGGATTTGAGCCAAGCTATAAAGACCTTAGCTTTGTAGGGCTGAATAAGCAAGGGAAACTCATCGGCGGCAAATTCCAGTCCAAAAATCAGCTTGATCAACTCGATCCTGAATTCGGCGCGACCTTCGTTCCTGTACTGCTTAAGAATGGGGTCAAAAATCCGATTCCGGACAAATGGAAAGCTCCACAGCGAGCTCCACGAACCGTGATCGGTAATTATAAGGATGATCAGCTACTCATTATGGTCATCGATGGCTATAATGAACGAGGCAATTCCGGGGCAACGCTTGAGGAATTACAAAATAAGCTTGCTAACTTGGGCGTCACGGATGCCTTCAATCTAGACGGTGGCGGATCCTCCTCCCTCATCTTTAATGGCCGTATCGTAAACAACCCGTCCGACGGACAATTACGACCTGTTCCAACCCATTTCCTATTCTTTAAATAA
- the trmL gene encoding tRNA (uridine(34)/cytosine(34)/5-carboxymethylaminomethyluridine(34)-2'-O)-methyltransferase TrmL, whose translation MPLHIVLVEPEIPANTGNIARTCAATGTHLHLVRPLGFRTDDATLKRAGLDYWYAVHIEYHDSFAEVQAKYPEGRFFYATTKASHRYTDFTFQDNDFFVFGKETKGLPESLIHANPDTCMKMPMTDKVRSLNLGNSAAIIVYEALRQLDFKPLG comes from the coding sequence ATGCCATTACATATCGTCTTAGTGGAGCCAGAAATCCCTGCGAATACGGGCAATATTGCTCGGACTTGCGCAGCGACTGGCACCCATTTACATTTGGTACGCCCACTCGGGTTTCGTACCGACGATGCAACATTGAAGCGCGCTGGACTGGATTATTGGTATGCGGTACATATCGAATATCATGATTCGTTTGCGGAAGTGCAGGCGAAATATCCTGAAGGAAGGTTCTTCTATGCAACGACCAAGGCAAGCCATCGCTATACGGACTTTACGTTCCAGGATAACGATTTCTTCGTATTCGGCAAGGAAACCAAGGGGCTGCCTGAATCGCTGATCCATGCCAACCCGGATACATGTATGAAGATGCCGATGACGGATAAAGTACGGTCCTTGAACTTAGGAAATTCAGCGGCGATTATCGTTTATGAAGCGCTGCGGCAACTTGATTTCAAACCTCTTGGATAA
- a CDS encoding class I SAM-dependent methyltransferase: MTIQHGQQQWDARNYDRSMPFVSAFGQEVVQWLNPQAGERIIDWGCGTGDLSARIAESGAKVHGIDFSQEMIREAMTKYPHLSFEHADGQHWSTDLPADAIFSNAALHWMKDAPSTVRAMAKAVRPGGRLVAEFGGKGNIASISMALEDVMTAKGWYEASMNPWYFPSIGEYASLLEQFGFRVMQAIHFDRPTSLQYGEQGMVNWLDTFAGSYLNHLTKEQRVNVIHNVVEQTRPHLMKEGQWVVDYSRIRVYAVRNG; this comes from the coding sequence ATGACAATCCAACACGGACAACAGCAATGGGATGCGAGAAATTATGATCGATCGATGCCTTTTGTATCAGCGTTTGGCCAGGAGGTAGTGCAATGGCTGAATCCGCAAGCAGGCGAACGAATTATCGATTGGGGCTGTGGCACGGGAGATTTGTCGGCACGAATCGCTGAGAGCGGGGCGAAAGTCCATGGGATCGATTTTTCCCAGGAGATGATTCGGGAAGCCATGACGAAATACCCGCACCTTTCTTTCGAACATGCGGATGGACAGCATTGGTCAACTGATCTGCCCGCCGATGCGATCTTCAGCAACGCCGCGTTGCATTGGATGAAGGACGCGCCGAGTACGGTCCGGGCCATGGCGAAAGCGGTGCGTCCTGGAGGTCGACTGGTCGCTGAGTTTGGCGGCAAGGGAAATATCGCGAGTATATCCATGGCACTTGAAGACGTGATGACGGCGAAAGGATGGTACGAGGCATCGATGAATCCATGGTATTTTCCGAGCATTGGTGAATATGCATCTTTATTAGAGCAGTTCGGATTCCGGGTCATGCAGGCAATTCACTTCGACCGTCCAACGTCTTTACAGTATGGTGAGCAAGGCATGGTGAACTGGTTGGATACGTTTGCGGGCTCTTATCTGAATCATTTGACGAAGGAGCAGCGCGTGAATGTCATTCACAACGTTGTTGAGCAGACAAGGCCACATTTGATGAAGGAAGGGCAATGGGTTGTGGATTATAGCCGAATTCGAGTATATGCTGTAAGAAATGGTTAA
- a CDS encoding AbrB/MazE/SpoVT family DNA-binding domain-containing protein produces the protein MKPAGVVRKVDQLGRIVLPKSLRKRYQMNEGDPVEILVQGDHIILERYRPKCLFCGSMVSVIEFKEKYICTQCAEEMNLLQRKA, from the coding sequence ATGAAACCTGCCGGTGTAGTCAGAAAAGTTGACCAACTGGGACGTATTGTCTTACCGAAGTCGCTTCGAAAACGTTATCAAATGAATGAGGGGGACCCTGTTGAAATTCTAGTTCAAGGGGATCACATTATTTTAGAGCGTTATCGTCCGAAATGCTTGTTCTGTGGATCTATGGTAAGCGTTATCGAATTTAAAGAAAAGTACATATGCACGCAATGTGCCGAGGAAATGAACCTCTTGCAACGTAAAGCTTAG
- a CDS encoding DUF2161 domain-containing phosphodiesterase, translating into MAIQHETELYEPIKRFYEARGYTVKGEVRHCDLVAVSQDEQDIVIVEFKKTFNLALLLQGVDRMQSSEQVYLAVERNRSKKGAVNQRWGELTRLCKRLGLGLLTVTFYKTKKPIVEVLCESAAATQYITAPVNKPARVSSRRKNRLLQEFNERSGDYNVGGSTKRKLVTAYREKALNLAKCLHEHGQLSPRRLRELCGYSNTATMLQHNYYGWFARASRGIYELTPVGLAALEEYATVLREASATAQQDA; encoded by the coding sequence ATGGCGATCCAGCATGAGACCGAGCTATATGAGCCGATCAAGCGTTTCTATGAGGCACGCGGTTACACGGTAAAAGGGGAAGTCCGTCATTGCGATCTGGTCGCGGTTAGCCAAGATGAGCAGGACATTGTCATTGTCGAATTTAAGAAAACCTTTAATCTCGCACTGCTGCTGCAAGGGGTTGATCGGATGCAATCCAGTGAGCAGGTCTACCTCGCCGTCGAACGGAATCGCAGCAAGAAAGGCGCGGTGAATCAACGTTGGGGTGAACTCACCCGATTATGCAAACGATTAGGCTTAGGTCTGTTAACTGTGACCTTCTATAAAACAAAGAAGCCTATCGTCGAAGTGCTATGTGAATCAGCCGCAGCGACACAATACATAACTGCACCCGTTAACAAACCGGCACGGGTGAGCAGTCGGCGCAAGAACCGTCTGCTGCAGGAATTCAATGAACGCAGCGGCGATTATAATGTAGGCGGCAGCACGAAGCGGAAGCTTGTCACCGCCTACCGCGAGAAGGCGCTGAACCTCGCCAAATGCCTTCACGAACACGGGCAGCTCAGCCCGCGGCGCCTTCGTGAACTGTGCGGCTACAGCAACACAGCCACCATGCTCCAGCACAACTACTACGGCTGGTTCGCCCGTGCTTCGCGCGGCATTTACGAGCTCACGCCGGTAGGTCTTGCCGCGCTCGAAGAATACGCCACCGTCTTGCGCGAAGCTTCGGCCACCGCACAGCAGGATGCCTAG